The DNA region AGGGACAACTTTGCCATCAGctaggtcattccctaacaacacagaaacacctgtcactgtaaactgGGTCATAGTCCTATCTTAACAGGTCCTGAAACTAACTCTGACTTCAAAATTACCTTGTGCAGAGGTACAGAAACAGTGTCACCCCCAATGCCTTGAATAAGATTTACCTCACCAGTGGCAGTCTCATCACCAAACTTTAGaacggggttcccaaccttttaagcactgcggaccggccaacGGGGGGAGGagatggttgccaacggacaagaatagcagtcaaatatgttgtgtttaccccgagaaagactacaatgaccatgaagcctggcTCGGGCACCTGTgggcgcatgcgtgtacgtgcccttttttttctacaaatcgtttttggcgattctgttcgtggggggCGTTAATCATGATCGAAAtacaggtgataagtggctaatacactcaatttcatttctaaaagggtttacctaacaaatttaatattaaacacacaccgcatattttcctcacatgaatatagtgataagtcaattatcaggggaggacaggggagcttgaagtaagtgttgaacaaacttccagtagaagtggtagaggcaggttcgttATTATCattaaaagaaaaattggataggtatatggacaggaaaggaatggacggttatgggctgagtgcaggactaggtgagagtaaacgttcggcacggactaaaagggccgagattgcttgtttccgtgctgtgattgttatatggttatataagtcacttataagtcaatagcatcataacatttcaagtaacgtttggatattaaacacacagcacatattttccctgtatgaacatataaaatcattgcaacacaccaatatcgctaaatcagtgggagccctgggcttgtttccctgcaacaagacggtcctatcgaggggtgatgggagacaaggatactcgaagggggttccttatgtccagtctattccacaatttagtttttgttacattcattgcagagatatgttggaaatggaagcaatgttttcagtgctttcatggctatctcaggctatttagccttgactttgatccagaatgccggcagagacgttatgtcaaacatatttttcagcccgccgtcatttgcaagctcgaggagttgatctccttcccgcactgacatggatgatacGCGGGTAaggacctcgcatgcgttcaaggtcaacagtgcgtgacagggaatgaggaaaggtgcagctgactcatatcgccaaatcaattcgtttccttgcggcccggtagcacatgctttgtggcccggtaccggtccacggcccagtggttggggaccgctggactagaacactgtctaacaagAGTGACTGAGAAGCCCCCGTATCTCGAAGAATTTTCACTGGTACCACGGTTGACCCCTCATTCACTGAAGCAAACCCCACTGACACAAAAGGAATGAATTCTTTCCTAACCGGGTCAGACATCTCAGCCCCTGTCAGAGCTTCATCAGAAGGTCTGGAACTCTGTGGGTTTACAGGTGTTTCAACATATTGAACACAGGCATCTGGaactgcctccttttccttcttcttctttaggAGGAAACAGTTAGCCATAACATGACCAGCTTTCCTGCAGTAGTGACAAATAGGACCAGAACGCCTCTCCTTTAActgcttcccttcatccttacctttgtcactagtcccagatttaatttctggtttaccctgactATCCATGCTACTCTTTTGGAAGGTCTTACTCAGGGTAAATTTAAACTTGTGGGATAGAGCAAACTCATCTGACTAATTTAGCAGATTCTTGCCAAGTGGCCGCATCCTTCTCATCTAAATATGTCTTTATGTCATTATGGACGCACCTTtgaaattcttcaattaaaaCTAACTCTTTCAGTTTGCCGAAATCACCATCCACACTTTTAGATGTGCACAACCGTTCAAAACAAACAGACTTCTCATCAGCAAATTCCACATGAGTCTGgttcacagatttcttcaaattcctaaacCTTTGCCTGTAGGCTTCTGGAACCAGCTCCTAAGCTTTAAGCACAGCCTGCTTTACTGTCTCATAATTAGCTGCATCTTCAACTGATAGGGCAGAGTAAGCCTGCTGAGCATTACCCTTAATTACACTCTGTAACAGAAGTATTTATCAACCTCAGCCCCATCAAATGGGTGGACCAAtttaacttccttcctaactggcAACAAACCTATCACCAGTGTCAAATGCTAGACCCCCCAGCAGTAGCTTCTCTGACCTCGCTAgctcaaacatagaacatagaatagtacagcacagtacaggccctttggcccacaatgttgtgccgaccctcaaaccctgcctctcatataagcccccaccttagattcctccatatacttgtctagtagtctcttaaacttcactagtgtatctgcctccaccactgactcaggcagtgcattccacgcaccaaccactctctgagtaaaaaaccttcctctaatatcccccttgaacttcccaccccttaccttaaagccatgtcctcttgtattcagcagtggtgccctggggaagaggcgctggctatccactctatctattcctgttattatcttgtacacctctatcatgtctcctctcatcctccttctctccaaagagtaaagccctagctcccttaatctctgatcataatgcatactttctaaaccaggcagcagcatggtaaatctcctctgtaccctttccaatgcttccacatccttcctatagtgaggtgaccagaactggacacagtactccaagtgtggcctaaccagagttttatagagctgcatcattacaaccTCCTTTGTTTTTCTGCTTCCGCAGCTTCAAACTGTCTTTGTCTTTCCCTGTCCTCTAATTTAAGTCTCTCTAACTTCATTTCTTCCAGCTGTAACTGATCTGGTTTactttcaggaaacctttctaacACCTCCTCTTTAAACTCCCTCGAAGAAAAATAGTACTCTGCTATTCTCCTCTGAATCTCTACCTTTTTCATGAATGATTTTACCTAAACAATTCCCAGCTTTTTAACAATGGCCAACAAGTCATCCTTTTAGGCTTCCCCTAATGCCTCAGGGGTTGTCAATGCCAGAAATCCCTCAATATCCATTGCTGCTGGCTTCCACACACAAGTCAATCAAAAGGAAAGTAATCAATCAGATcgataatcaatcaatcaataagctccaatttTGTTCAAATTGCAGCTGAACCCCCAATTTTTGTTacataccagcagcaatagatcgcAAATGGAGTCAGGTTtcaatgttaaaaccactatctttattagtatctactcaaaaatataagagattaaacaaaataaacagaagttaaaagtgttatatgtgtgtgtggctCCCAAACTGTCAAGCTTAGGAATAGTTCTTAAAGTCTTAAGATGGCAAACTAGAAAAGGTCCAATAATCCACGGAATAAATTATGGGAGAGATTTGTAACCACGTTAAAATGTAGAGAGGAGGCAATCACGAAAAGTTCCACAGTTTTCACGCTGGGTAAATGAAGTAACAGTCACTGAAGATCTTATCCGTCAAGTCATTCCGAAATCCTCGTTGAAATATCACAAGGTGACGGTCACAGAATGTCCTTCAGCACAAGTGGTTACCACATAACACACCCGAATCCAGGTAAGGGTCAACAAAAGTGGttgccacaggatactccaacaaaAATCCACATATGGATCACACATCCAATGTGTTGATcaacccaatcctttgggcatGGGAAAGTATCAGACTTTACCCATTTTACAGCCAGACCCTGCTGGCAGCTTGTGGTCCAAAGcttcctcgctctctctctctcttcttactACTCAATATCCTAGCGGTCCATCACAGCTTGTTATACTGACGTCATAGCCCCACCTCATCCAGCCTTTTTAAAGTGACACTCACAGTAAACGAAACAGTAGTCACGTAACATGTGATGACATGTGAGCTCATTCGCAGTCTGCTGCAGGAGACAGACCTGACAGATCTCACACCCCATGGATCAGATTAAAGCTCCACAGTCCCCTTACATCTCGTCATGGACAACAGCTGATGGGAGGTGGAGTCTCTATAAAcatcccctccctcactgacGGTGCGACCCAGCGTGTGAGTGCCAGAGATAAGGCTGATCATTCACATCCATGTTCAGACAGAAGTGCTGAGTGGATGATCTCCCTCAGCTTCCTCCTGAGATcccccatcacagaaaccagtctccagACAATTCAGTTCATTCCCTGTGATAGCGGTGTACTGGATACAGCAACAGCTATGGGACCAGACCTCACCCAGGTgtggtactgaagacctgtgccacAGAACTATGTGGATCTCTGTGCGAGCTGTTCCTGTACAGGTACATCATTGGCATCCCCTGACAATGTGGTTTTCTCAGGTCCGGTCCTGTCCTCAACCCTGGGCTGATCTCAGAGAGACCACCTGCTCTGAGACTTGGGGGAGCTGGACAGGAGGAAGAAGGGATAGAGGTGGATACTTCACCTTTGATGGAATCTCTGCATCCCTCAATGAAGGAGAAGGAGGTGACCTTCCTCCCAGGTGGAGGTTGCCCTGAGGTGCAGGAACCACGTGGTGGGGAAGTTGGCTCCTTCAGGGTGCCAAGGACCACACTGTGTGGGGGGAGTTGAATACGGGAGGGTGCCGCCTTCTTCCCCTGTCATGGCCACAGTCCAAAGGAGGACACCGTCCCGAAGAGAAGGGACTGGGGAGACTCCCGGGATACAAACCCCTCTGTAGATCAGGGTGATGCAACCATGATTCTTTTGCAAGGAGACCACTCTTTTCATCTCCATCGACGACGGCAATTATCTTATCGTCTGGGGGAATTTCAGCTCCACCACTGGGGTACACAGTGGCCGCTGTGTGTACCTGTCAATGTCACTGCAGATACTCAGACAGGCTACTCCAACAAACCCTCCCAAACTCTCCACCTCTACCCCCAAGAATGAATGTCTTGGACACGGACAATCAGGCAGTGGGGTTCAGTAAAGAGTGGAATGGCCAGGATCTCCCGTCACCCATTAATTAGGATGTTTCAGGAACTGGTAAAACCCAGGCCCCTCGCTGTGTCTCACTCACCGTTCACTTCCAGTCGCACTCTCGCCTTAAGTTCAGCTCCAGAACCCACAGCAATTTCCACATCATAATCACCGGCATCCTCTCTCTGTAGATCACGGATTTCCAGACTGAAGTCCCCAGGATGAAGAGCTATCCGTCGCTTGTACTCCTCAGGACCGAAGCAGGAAATGTTTCCACTTCTGTATTCGGCTTTTCTGGTTCCTTTTGAGCTCCACACCACCTGAGAAACGCCCGGCCCGACATTGATCCCAGCAGGTAAGGCGACCGTCTCTCCCCGAGCTCCTTTCACAGTCACCATCCATTCTGAGGAGAAAAGAGGAGGCAGTCAGCAGGTGAGCTCCGTGACTGGAGCAGGAATCAGAGTGAGGGGGGTGTTGGGAGGGTGTTTCCCCCTCTTGTGGGATCTAGAACAAGGGCACAGTTTTAGAATAAGAGACCATAATTTCTGAGAGAGATGAGGAATGATTTCCCCTCTCCAAGGATCAGGAACCTATGGAATTTTCTCCCCCAGAGAGGTGCTGAGTCACTGTATTCAAAGCTGAGAGGGATATAGTTCTGAGGGTAGTGATACCTTTAAACATCATTACCTGGCATCTGTATGCTGGAATTGCATGGGTTAAATTGAGAGTGTTTACTGGGAATTAGATATCACTACATCTTGGTAATGACATGTTTCTGTGGACCCAGCTTGGGTTTTATTTACTGGTTCTCTAATGCATTTTAATCTGATGAGCGGTCGGGGATGGGGGGGTTGTTGCTCGCCACCGCTTACACGCTGGAAGGGGGAGCTGGAGGGGGGGGGATCTTAgcggttctcacatttaactgtcgttcattctttggggcactttgtttttgtggatgttttgcgaagaaaaggaatttcaggatgtatattgtatacatttctctgtcaTTAAATTGAAACTCTGAACCTTTGAAAGACGCAGGGAAGTGGAGCTGAGATCAGGGTCAGACCAACCCCGAATTCAGTGAGCGGGGAGTCGGCTTGAGGTGGGTGAAAGGCCACTCACTGTTCCTTGGATAGAAATACAGATGGGAGGGTTAGGATGTTTGTAGATGAGataagggcagatcgtgtctaacaatccTGTAGAtgagggcagatcatgtctaacaagcctgatagagttctttgaggaggtgaccaggcatatagatgagggtagtgcagtggatgtgatctatatggattttagtaaggcatttgacaaggttccacacggtaggcttattcagaaagttagaaggcatgggatccagggaagtttggccaggtggattcagaattggcttgcctgcagaaggcagagggtggtggtggagggagtacattcagattggagggttgtgactagtggtgtcccacaaggttcagttctgggacctccacttttcatgatttttattaacgatctggatgtcggggtagaagggtgggttggcaagtttgcagacgacacaaaggttggtggtgttgtagatagtgtagaggattgtcaacgactgcagagagacattgataggatgcagaagtgggctgagaagtggcagatggagttcaacccggagaagtgtgaggtggtacactttggaaggacaaactccaaggcagagtacaaagtaaatggcaggatacttgatagtgtggaggagcaaagggatctcggggtacatgtccacagatccctgaaagttgcctcacaggtggatagggtagttaagaaagcttatggggtgttagctttcataagttgagggatagagtttaagagtcgcgatgtaatgatgcagctctataaaactctggttaggccacacttggagtattgtgtccatttctagtcacctcactataggaaggatgtggaagcattggaaagggtacagaggagatttaccaggatgctgcctggtttagagagtatgcattatgatcagagattaagggagctagggctttactctttggagagaaggaggatgagaggagacatgatagaggtgtacaagataataagaggaatagatagagtggatagccagcacctcttccccagggcaccactgctcaatacaagaggacatggctttaaggtaaggcgtgggaagttcaagggggatattagaggaaggttttttactcagagagtggttggtgcgtggaatgcactgcctgagtcagtggtggaggcagatacactcgtgaagtttaagagactactagacaggtatatggaggaatctaaggtgggggcttatatggggggcagggtttgagggtcggcacaacattgtgggccgaaggacctgtactgtgctgtactattctatgttctataaagatTGATGGTGCAGAGAATAGATGCAACTGGACATGGATCAGATGCAGACATGGGTGGGGAAACGTGGCTGCATGTTGATCAGGGGGGTAAAGAAGGGACTTTACATGCTTGTCCTCAtcagtcgaggcactgagttcaaaagtccagAAGTTATGCTACATCTTTAAAAACTCTGATTGAGCGACATCTGGAGTGTTGCATTCATTTCCAGCCACCGCGTTAAAGGAACaacgtggaggctttggagagggaacAGACATTTACCATCTGGGTGCCTGGACTACAGGGCATGTGCTGGAAGAAAAAGTTGGAGAAATTTTGGTTGTTTCCTCACAGTGTTGGAGGTTGAGGATAGACCTGATACAAGTGTTTAACATTTATAAGAACACAGATAAAGTAGACAGCCAGTATTCTTTCCCCAAGGGTTGTActatagcgtagtggttagcacaacactttacagtaccagtgaaccAGGTTGAATTCCCGCtacccgtaaggagtttgtacattctccccgtgtccACGTGGGATTCCtctgcgtgctctggtttcctcccacagtccaaagacgtaccgattggatggttaattggtcattataaattatcctgtgattaggctgggttacaaccgggggattgctgggcaatgtGGTTCAAATCCCAGAAGGGACTATtccctgctgtatctcaataaaatataaaaaaacaaatgaaattgTCTAACACCAGAGATGGTGTATTTACAGTGAAGATGATcaaaaattcaaaggagatgtgtggggcaaatttgtctttacacacagagtggtgggagactgaaatgggctgccgggagtggtgatagaggcaaaggCCAGAGAGATTTTTGAGAGGCTGTCAcatacacacatgaatgtgtagaGAATAAAGGCATATGGAGCACGAACAGTCAGAAGGGATTAGCTTAACTGGGTTCCATTAGCAATGAGTTTGGCAGCACATCATGAGCTGAGGAACTGTTCCTGTGATGTTCCATTCCCCACGTTCTGACGTTCTCCTCCCTCCAATGGAACCCGTTAAATCTGGGGTGGAGGAGATTTCTCAGACAAACGTTGCTGAGTGAGATTATTGTGAATGTGATATTACTGTTGGAGTGAGTCAGGAACCAtattggtgtgtgtgagtgtgctgctGTGTCCGTGTACTGTGTCACTCACTGGGACACTATATTCAGTGTAATGAACACACAGGGTCTCACTCAGCACAGCACAGCATGAAGGCTGAGGAATAAACACCTTGCTGAGCTCAGACCTCAGTCTGGAGAATTACCAAGCAGTGCCTTCTGAAAATGGGATCCCTGAACATGAAAGACCAGGTCTTTGACCTGGGGATACGGAGGGATCTGTTGAAAAGACCCACAGATATAGACTGTTCGACCCAGTCATCAGCCCCTCCCACCAGATTGGCCTATCTCCTGTTCCCCCACACCACCTGCTCATCTCCTCCAACCTCGGAGTCACGAGGTTCCCCATTGACAGTTCGATGCTTCACAGCCTCTGGTCCAGTCTCCGGGGATGTGGTGAGTGTGTCCTCCAGACTCACACTGTCTCAACCCCACTACACTGGGACCGTGAGCCCAGCTCTGGACACGGACAGTCAGTGGGGTTTAGAAAACAGGGGAACACACAGGATCTGCCTTCACCCATTAATTGGAAGTGTTAGAGGAACCAAAGAAACCTGGGCCCCTCTGCAATGCTTCACTCACCGTACACCTCCAGTCGCATTTTGTTCTGAGTCTGTGTTCCTGAACTTGCTGTAACAGCCACCTCATAATAACCAATGTCCTTTATCTGTAGATCACGGATTTCCAGACTGAAGGTCCCAGGATGAAGAGTTATCCGTCGCTTGTACTCCTCAGGACCGAAGTAAGAAATGACTCCATTTGGATATTCTGCTATTGTGGTTCCATCTCTTCTCCACACCACCTGAGAAACGTCCAGCCCACGTGTGATCCCAGCAGGTAGGGAGACCAACTGTCCCCAAGCTCTTGTCACGGTCCCCATCCACTCTGAGGAGACAAGAGGAGGCAGTCAGCCGGTGAGTTCAGTGACTGGAGCAGGAATCGGGGATGTTTCCCCCTCCTGTATGATCTAAAacgagggcacagtttcagaataagggaCCATAATTTCAGACAGATATGAGGAAGGATTTCTCTTATCTAAGGTTCAGGAATCGATGGAATTTTCttccccagagagttgtggaggctgAGTCACTGTATTCAAGGTTCAGTCAGAGTTTTGATCTGGAGAGGATTTGGGGAGAGGGTGGAAACAGGCAGGAAAGTAGAGCTGAGATCAGGGTCAGACCAACCCTGATTTCAGTGAGTGGGGAATAGgctctagatgggccaaaggcctccAACAGACTGtcggtgttgtggatggtgcagaggagCGCCAATAGATGCAATTGGACATGGATCAGATGCAGACATGGGTGGGGAAACGTGGCTGCATGTTGATCGGGTGCCCAAGAGGGTCTTTACATGCATGTCTTCATCAGTCGAGGCACTGTgttcagaagtcaggaagttatgctacatctttaaaaactctgatcaagctacatctggagtattccATTGGACTAATTTGGGCTGTTTCCTCTGAGTGTCAGAGCTGATACAAGCTTATGACATTTATAAGGACACAGATGAAGTAGACAGATAGTATTTTTTTCCCAGGGGTGGCACGAATGGGTAGTccttagcacaacactttacagtaccagtgaaccAGACTGAATTcccgctgcccgtaaggagtttgtacattctccccgtgtccACGTGGATTCccctgtgtgctctggtttcctcccacagtccaaggacataccaattgcatggttaattggtcattataaattgtcctgtgattaggctgggttacaattgggggattgctgggcagtgtggttcaaATCCCGGAAGGGACTATTCCCTTCTGTATCTcgataaaatttttaaaaaaatcaaataagaGGAGTCCAATACCAGAGATTGtgcatttacagtgacaggggtaaattcaaaggagatgtgtggggcaagattttctttacacacagagtggtgggagcctgaaatgggctgccgggagtggtggtagaggcaaagcAAACCCATTAAACCTGGGGTGGAGGAGATTTCTCCGGCAGACGCTGCTGAGTGAGATTATTGTGAATGTGATATTACTGTGAGAATGAGTCAGGAACCATATTGCTGTGTGTGAGTGTACTGTTGTGTCTGTGTACTGTGTCACTCACTGGGACACTATATTCAGTGCAATGAACACACAGGGTCTCACTCAGCACAGCACAGCATGAAGGCTGAGGAATAAACACCTTGCTGAGCTCAGACCTCAGTCTGGGCAATTACCAAGCAGTGCCTCTGAAAATGGGATCCCTGAACATGACAGACCAGGCCTTTGACCTGGGGATACAGAGGGATCTGTTTAACTGACCAACAGATATAGACCGTTCAGCCCATCCACAAGTCCCTTCCACCATATTAGCCTATCTCCCGTTCCCTGTTCCCCATCTGCTCATCTCCTCCAACCTCGGAGTCACGAGGTTCCCCATTGACAGTTTGATGCTTCACAGCCTCTGGTCCAGTCTCCGGGGATGTGGTGAGTGTGTCCTCCAGACTCACACTGACTCAACCTCACTACACTGGGACCGTGAGCCCAGCTCTGGACACGGGCACTCAGTGGGGTTCAGTAAACAGGGGAACACACAGGATCATTAATTGGGGTGCTTCAGGAACTGATGAAACCCGGGCCCCTCCGCAGCATCTCACTCACCGTACACATCCAGTCGCATTTTGTTCTGAATCTGTGCTCCTGAACTTGCTGTGACAGTCACCTCATAATcaccagtgtcctctctctgcaGATCACGGATTTCCAGACTGAAGTTCCCGGGATGAAGAGTTATCCGTCGCTTGTACTCCTCAGATCCGTAATAGTCACTGATCTTGTTTGAATATGACACTATCTTCATCCTGGGTGACAACCGTCTCCACACAAGCTCAACAACGTCCGGTCCGACTGGGATCCCAGGATGTAAGGAGACCGACTGTCCCCGTGTTCCATTCACAGTGGTCGGGGAATCCCCAGTCCCAGCTGAGGAGACAAGAGGAGACAGTCAGCAGGTGAATACAGTAACTGTAGAATCAGAGCCGGGTGGATCATAGTTACAGGAgcaggccatgtggcccatcatCTGACTTCTGACCCTGAGAGAGACCCGGCACACAGTTCCTCCATCACACAGTGAGCCCACCGGGGGAACAGAGTGAAGACTCTCCACACCCGGCCCTGAGGAAGGGAGTTGCAGCCTGCAGCCAGATATCGATGGTCATGACAGGGAGGCAGAGACATGGCAAATGGGCTCCAGTCTGGAGAAAAGGTTTGTAGTGTTTGGAGAGAGTGAACACAATGAGGGAATACGGGAAATCACCGTCTACACTGTCCCTTCACCCACTCCCAGTGCACAGGTCATGTACAGAATGAAGCTCGTCCACCCTGTCCTTCTGCAGAGGTCGACCGTGGCACTGGTCCTCTCGGCTGACCCTGACCACTGGTTCTTCACAGTGACGTTGTCGGATTAACATGACATTG from Mobula hypostoma chromosome 13, sMobHyp1.1, whole genome shotgun sequence includes:
- the LOC134355361 gene encoding uncharacterized protein LOC134355361, with translation MWMVSSLLCVAAWVARVAGTGDSPTTVNGTRGQSVSLHPGIPVGPDVVELVWRRLSPRMKIVSYSNKISDYYGSEEYKRRITLHPGNFSLEIRDLQREDTGDYEVTVTASSGAQIQNKMRLDVYEWMGTVTRAWGQLVSLPAGITRGLDVSQVVWRRDGTTIAEYPNGVISYFGPEEYKRRITLHPGTFSLEIRDLQIKDIGYYEVAVTASSGTQTQNKMRLEVYEWMVTVKGARGETVALPAGINVGPGVSQVVWSSKGTRKAEYRSGNISCFGPEEYKRRIALHPGDFSLEIRDLQREDAGDYDVEIAVGSGAELKARVRLEVNDPDLRTSYNGWKVATVILIVILILILVVIVILYLVYDKSCIKLHDSCSRGNRSKGKKSGTPDGQGEGQALKNHEKKAATNASE